The genomic region CAAACACTTACGTgcgtttgtatatatttacaaagtCAGCTTTTAATATGATTATAGAATTTACATTTAGTTTATTAAGATATGGAAAATTTTAggagaaaatatttttagcaTCTAGTGAGCAAGtacttatgaaaaattaacttATGAAAAACTGTCAAGACATAAGGTGTAATAAcctataaatgtatattttaaaaaatagaataaatgaataaaaaatattagctCGTACTCCGTTGTACacaacgtaaaaaaaaaaatgtgcaatAATGCAAATGTACTTTTTATGGAATATATTTggttcattaaaaaaaattttattgatGGAAAATTCTTAAAggaatatggaaaaaatagaaaaaaaaaaaaaaaaaaaaatacatataaattatgtaaaagaTTACATCTATATAATGGTAAACAAAAACTTccatgtatttattatatgtaaatatatacattgtatatgcatacatgtaactttttattctattattttcctattatcttcatttaactttttcttttttctttttttaaaagcagTTCATTTTGCTCTTTtagcattatttttaatgtttaaatcttttttttttttttttttttgtatcctCATTGCATTGTTATTAAATTCTTTCATAAATTACAGCaatgtattttattctttttttttttttttttacattctcCTTACACGTTTTCTTACGGTGTTTAACGGTaagtttattaattttttttaactcgtgatcttttttgtttattttaactATGAAATACTGATTTAATTACATGAAACCTACTCTTCTTATATAgtacataattattaaatttaaaaaatgaaaaaaagtttattatttttaattcatgGAAGATTCCTATTTTTGATTAGGgtgttcaattttttttttatttttaaaaaaaggatagtaataatattatattggtcatacatatatactcattcactataaattttttataaatttatcattttatagGATCACTGAAccttatttttaagaattttaaaatatttatttagcaATGTGCTACGCATTATACAAGTAAAACCggaatatttaattttttttttttttattttttatatttatcgtAGTACACGTAGCTTTAATATTGTTTtgcttttgttttatattttatatcttttatattttatcattcatttgtattttatttttttttttttactttttcgaAATTGTTCTTTTAACATCATAATCGATTAGTCCTTCTGTAATTGATATATggaaatttcaaaaaaaaaaatttccttgTGTATATCTAGAAAATATGTAGTAATAGGAAATTACTTTCTTTTTCAGTATATTTTACTCATTTGTAGAACTTTTGACGAGCTGCTTAGTATTTACCATGAAATGTCCTTGtatgttcaaaaaaaaaaaaaaaaaaattttctcataatttcaattttttttatataaacattttgtAAGATTATACttacttttcatttatgtaaaagtcatttttgaaataatttgtGAAATTCAAAAGCTACTGAGATGTATCAttaaggaaaaggaaaaataatgtttgttcaaaaatgtttttgaaaaaacatatatttgaaattttatttgttttattattatttagtaatacgggaaattacaaaatgtattttatttatttctttttgtgtgtaataaaaaaaaaaaaaaaaaaaaaataggggGTTAaggagaaaacaaaaaagctcaattatatcattttttttttcatttcataaaataaggaacaaaaaaagattattattactatatatatattgaatcCGCATTACCTATATTTTGATTctttctatatttaaaagtaaCTTTTCGTAAAAACCTTTCGAAAAGTGATTAGGAGggtgtaaaataatatgcatgTTCTTTTATATGCATAGGATAGAGGAAGCGAAAAATTAGATTTTGTCAAATGTCCTCGAGTGAAAAAGTGAAAGATATGAAGAAGCAAatcaattaaaattaaatatgattcaacgcatatataaaaatagaagaatttccctttttttttcttcacgTTTGAGAAAGAGTGCATGTCTATAACAAAGGATGcacaaatagaaaaaattttgctTAGTATGCTTTACATATccattgtaatatatatttaacttatTTTGAAGCATTTAATAGAATTTAAAaacgatttttttttatttgcttgaactttgcaaaaaaaaaaaaaaaaaaaatatcgaTAATACCAGGTGTTGCGAATCATTAaagaaaagttaaaatttaatttttatagaaaaaaataaaaaaacaagaaacaATAATCAATAAAGATGACATCTAgcatatttataaacaaaaaaaaaaaaaaaaaaaaatgttttaatttttgttgaaatactctttttaatatctattttgagtatgtatacattaataaaaatgtacctGCTTAGAAAGAATGCTTCATGGAAAGAGAAACTCTTGACTTTATGCTTTTTTACAAacatctttttcatttatttattgttttttccaATTCCCTACATgcaagtatatatgtatacacatgtatCTGTAAACATTTTTAGAAATTTACAGTGCGGTTTTATAGTAATGGTGCGCTTCCTTATATGACAgttttacacttttttttttttttttaacttcatCCTATAAGTAGTTTTCCATTGCATGCTATGATTTTATTCttctaaatatttcttcATGTCGACATTTCATATTTGAGCTTTCAAAAATGAACTTGGTTCTTTCAATTGCCTCTTCAAGATATTTATGAACCACATCTGAACTCCATTGAGCTAAAtgttttgttgtttttatatcatcatcatcctgattttcttttttcactTTTGATAAACTTTCATCTTCTATGTGAGATATACATTCAAACCCAGTTTCCGCGTCAGAATATATAGGATACACATGCATGTTACCTATTAAGCAAGAACAAATTACCATAGTGCTAAATGAATACATGAATTATTACTGCGTCATCCAAAgctaatatattaatacgttaacacttgaaaaaatatatgtgaaCTGCTGTTTAACTGTTTTGTATTGTTTTGttatgttttcttttcttttgtgtgtatgtgtttgtattttttgtatttttttgtattttttgtatttgtttgtatttgtttgtatttgtttgtatttgtttgtatttgtttgtatttgtttgtgttttttttttttttttagtgatACCTTCCTCTCCTTCTAAGTAcaataatttatgttttgcgttatttgctttttctaaaattttctctttttccgTATCATTTACTTTTTCAACTTTGATGTGTTTTGTCgctgaaaaatattttataaaaatgcacTAATACAGGACTCATGTTTTCTTTTAACAATTCAGACAATTACACACATAACAAGAAATACGTTTACGAACATATACACTGTACGATTGTAGAAACATGGTAATTTCTCATTTTGGAGTAAAATACAACTTCACCAGTTTGCAATTTcttacacacatatatatatatatatatatatacatttatatatgtatatatattatatataaatatatttgtaaatatactTGCAGATGTGCTTGAAAACATGCTCATAAGCTATGCATGTAGATATGTGCACACATATGACAACCTACAGTTACAAACTGCAGCAAACACAATATTCGCGtagctaatttttttttttcatgaataaagtaaaaaatttacttacCAATTAACCATctcttttcattaattttaatgaccttttcattttttcttttatttcttaaattaaattttacgaaatttttattttccaacACTTTAATATCATTAGTTTTAATAACTTTATTAGACGTATTTTTAGATATAGGTAAAACTGTATTGACTATCTTCTTATTCTTATCGtcctttaaaatatatgtggtATTATTAGcttttcttaaattattctttacTTCGTAGttatttatacttattaaTTCTCTTCTTTTTGTGTTGTTTCtcaatttagaaaaatatacctttttatttttaaaagaaatagtaCTAATTGAATATTTCTTAAACTCATTCATTTCAATtcgtaatttatttattttcgaatgaaaattttcaatCCTGTCATTCCATCTATGATCTAGTGCTTCCATTGTGTTTACTTCTAAAATAtggtattatatattttgatattattttaacaaaaaagacCCACAAATTGAGTAAAAAAGGTGAGATCAACTGGACAACAattgaacaaaaaaacaaaaaataagagaaagaaaaaaaaaaaaaagttataataataaaataaataaggaatctacaaaaaatttttgatttatttttttattttttttttcaagcatatacgtttatatacataaatatatatgcacacgtACATGTGCATACAAACTATATTCACGtattcatatgtacatttaataAGGTGCTAATTTTCAGTATACGCTTTAGTGAGGAAAAAACTAAGAGAAAGtactaaatttaaaaaaaaaaaaaaattattccagttttattattcaaatttGATTACACAAACTCGACGgtaccaatttttttttttattccaattcgtttattccatttaattttaaagaagGGGAAACATAATAgtgcaatatatattttgatttatttcatcttttttttttttttttttttttaatttacgtGTACGTACAGTTCTTCCATCTTGAAACTTAGGAGTGTTCTTCAAATATGAGCACCATTGtaacatatgcatataaacatacaacTTGTATGTAATAACTACCTGCATGATTCTGAATACCTCCTTTCCCTTTTCTACCCTCTACTTTTTCGTAATTTTTCTGTGCGTTACTTGGTGAATATCGCCTATTCCCAAGagcataatttaaatttgtaCTTCTGAATGAATGTATTGATTAAACAACTGCTATTCGACAAGCAgatagaaatataattattttctacCAATTGctcttctatttttataagtaCATAAGAGTCAATACCAGCATATTCTATTTGATCTCGTGTTAGCGGTCTTTTTTTCCAATTAGATAACTGTAActgtttatttaattttttctgcAAAACTTTTTTGCATAAATCACttaaacttttaaaataaatcttatttgtatatttacacgaatttgttattatatcaCTTTCTAAGTAGCTTATATTGTGTCTTATTTCCTTGTTAAGTTCACATGggttattatttattacttttttaaataacagaACATTACTATTTTCAagtatatttctatttaataGTTCAAAATTCATTACATTATTGTCGATCCTTAAATTATTGCCATCATTTTTGTACACAAGGAAAGGATCTTTAAGGTCTATtacatttacaaaatatgttCCATTTGATGTgttttgaaaaaaggaaagtaaaattttcatatcaCAAGagaaattgtaaaataatttgtaaataaaagGATTTTCTAATAACCATttgaaaaaggaatatactagggatacataattataatcaATGTTTAGTAAATCGATTATATAAATTCTGTTATTCGTCGCAATGGAAATAATACTAACCTTTTGATTTCTATTCCATTCTACATCAATAGCAATATAatacctctttttttttcttctcaaatggttattaatatcatctacagttattatattattattcgaTTCAACATTGTACacatcatcattattatatatattattaacccaatattctttttgatttttctctatttctactaccatttttttcaaatctTCAATGTTGTTTAggatagaaatattttttttcatctctTCTGGTAAATCATAATATTCCttgcatatattatttctggGACCCTCTATATGGTTTGTACATTTCCCATTCTTAAAATTGATCTCCTCATCATTACAAATTTcgattttttttactttttccatTTCTCTTCCTTGATTCAGTAGCAAATATTCCTTCGCTGCTAAACTCCCCCAGTAGTTTAATAAAAGCCCTGTTCAAATggttaaaaaagaatagtgCTTAGAGGTGTACTAATAAGATGTTGTACCAAAAGGTGCGACATCATAGAGAACGCTAAGAAGTGAACTGAAATGACGCGAAATGAATGCAAAGTGAAAAGTGAAATGTGAAATGTGAGAAGTAAAAAGTGAAAACGGTGAACCGAAACAAAATAAGCCGTGGCGGTATTGAAAAGacagaaaaaaacaaaaataaaaataataataataatagtaaaagtaatagtaataataataataatagtaactaCATAAATTGACGagaatgaatatataaatacgtaattgcataatttaaaaaaaaaaaaaacgaatgaAGAGTTGTTCCTATGGAGCTATTTCTACCTGTGAGCCGATTTACGGAGAATAAATAGCAAAAAATGCCCCTCTTTAAATGATTATACTTCATTATGTCCAGAAACATAAAAAGGGAATTTTTAGACtgaatttgtaatatatatttcaatataattaaacaattaaatGCTGAGTTATCTTTAAATGGTGTAACAATAGTCATATGCTCCTCACAAACAAATAAAGAAGACAATTCAATAGCACTAGTAAAGTATATTCTGTCATTTAAAAAAcgacaaaataaataatcaaCATTTTGTacgttaatattttcttttaatttctcTTTATCATAACTTATAcactttaatatataaaggaattttttatatttaatattttcacatAACAAATTTATGTCCAACTTATCCTTAagattatcattatttttgaaaaaaaagtctAAGCTATTTAATACTATTTCTTGTatcatatttcttttttttttccttaaggAAGGactaacattttttataatatcgtcattaaaaatagaaaaaatgtattctACATTTCCATtgttattttcaaaaattttatgatagcattttatcaaattaaaataaatttttttgatattctCTTTATATTCCTCTACTGTGGCTACATTCTTGGAATTTAgtagttttaaaataaaaaatataatatttgatGATATACttttactttcttttttcctacATAAGGTAGGAATTATATCATAAATTTCCCCTTTAACGTAGACCTTATTATTAGTAGAAGAATAATTACgattttgtaatttaaatgtattgtTCTCCAAACTTTTCCTAAAACCGTTACAATTATTCACTACAAAAACATTGTAAATTTTGCTCTttgataaataattttcttttacttttatattttttaacttatatAAATAGTACGCACACAGCGAGTAACACACCGGCTTGTTCATGTTCATCCATGAACATTTCCCCCTgctaaatattttatcacCTCTagcaataaataaatgatcGGATTTATACTTACGACATCCTgctaatattaaattatatatatttttcatattaacgtctttaatttaataaatttattatgtgtatttattcattcattcatttgttcactcataatttttatatctaaaaaaaaaatattaataatctCCATGATCAATGAAATTAtcattgtattatattttgggAGGTAATTTTGCATCACATGATGTAGGGACATGTGTTCCTATATCGCAACTATGCGTAATTATACATGCACATGTGCATATCCTTAAGCTAAATTTCGTTCTagtatatgttttaattcaAATTCTTATAACCTACTTGAAAGTGCTATCTCGCTCTTGCTCAGCCTTTTCTATGTTTCTTACTAAAAATTGGGGGTAGTTTTACAGACgttgttaatataaaagtcATACacattaaagaaaaaaattaaaaatctaAATTGATTCAAGGtctaattttatgaaaatcgACACATTATTATTCACAGATTTTAGTGGAAAGAATAAGCATTCTTCAGCTTTTATATGTCGttcttttcaaattttaaaaggtatattttttttttttttttttttttttttttacttttgctcctcttttgtattttctttacaaattttataattttcttaaacCATGTTCTTCAGCATTCTAGATATTTTCCTtactaattaatttattttttttttcatataagtttttgttctttttatactatttttttctctgtatatattttttcatctttttttttggctgTTGCTTTGAACATATACAAAAAAGGTAAATTatacaatattaaaaatttacgttaaaaaaaaaaaaataaaataaccaaatatttaaaatatatgaaataacaaacatataaaaatcaaaattttattacatgataaaacaaaatttaaattaaccttaaaaataagaaaataaactGAAATGACGCAGGCTATTATGATATGTACTTCTGCTAATTAGTATTTTcatacatatgaaaaaaacttgtaaaataaataaagattgatgcatatgtgcatgtatcCAGTATGTAGATATTCTTTAAGTAAATGTGCGaggaaaatatgaaaaatggaaaaaatagaatgaacaagaaaaaaaaaaaaaaaaagaaaggattTATAAACggttaaaacaaaaaattttttaaatgccAAAAGCGCGAGTATAACTTCATAAGTGACAAATTTGATCaagtataaaaatttctACAAATTTGGAgagtaaatatatgcattatatgtataaatgtacacaTGGTAAACGTAAACATATGGTCTTATAAAGCAGACCCTATTTCTGTAATGGCTAATATGaacaagaacaaaaaaaaaaaataaataaaaattcgtaaataaattgattttcccctttatttttatttaatatatatatatttttttcttacaaaGTAAATTGTTTCACTCCTTTAAGGTGAAAAACATACCCTTCTTCATATActtgaaaaatatgtacttCTGTATGTATCATTTTGCAATCATGATATACGCTTGGTCTCagtaatttttcattttccctAATTGGACAAACTTTATATAAAGCATACTAATTCTTCCCATTATATACTCCATTCATGGATGTACAGAATGCGTAAATCCATCATTAAGAATGAACAGGGTAAC from Plasmodium malariae genome assembly, chromosome: 11 harbors:
- the PmUG01_11023500 gene encoding conserved Plasmodium protein, unknown function; protein product: MEALDHRWNDRIENFHSKINKLRIEMNEFKKYSISTISFKNKKVYFSKLRNNTKRRELISINNYEVKNNLRKANNTTYILKDDKNKKIVNTVLPISKNTSNKVIKTNDIKVLENKNFVKFNLRNKRKNEKVIKINEKRWLIATKHIKVEKVNDTEKEKILEKANNAKHKLLYLEGEEGNMHVYPIYSDAETGFECISHIEDESLSKVKKENQDDDDIKTTKHLAQWSSDVVHKYLEEAIERTKFIFESSNMKCRHEEIFRRIKS
- the PmUG01_11023600 gene encoding exonuclease, putative, translated to MKNIYNLILAGCRKYKSDHLFIARGDKIFSRGKCSWMNMNKPVCYSLCAYYLYKLKNIKVKENYLSKSKIYNVFVVNNCNGFRKSLENNTFKLQNRNYSSTNNKVYVKGEIYDIIPTLCRKKESKSISSNIIFFILKLLNSKNVATVEEYKENIKKIYFNLIKCYHKIFENNNGNVEYIFSIFNDDIIKNVSPSLRKKKRNMIQEIVLNSLDFFFKNNDNLKDKLDINLLCENIKYKKFLYILKCISYDKEKLKENINVQNVDYLFCRFLNDRIYFTSAIELSSLFVCEEHMTIVTPFKDNSAFNCLIILKYILQIQSKNSLFMFLDIMKYNHLKRGIFCYLFSVNRLTGLLLNYWGSLAAKEYLLLNQGREMEKVKKIEICNDEEINFKNGKCTNHIEGPRNNICKEYYDLPEEMKKNISILNNIEDLKKMVVEIEKNQKEYWVNNIYNNDDVYNVESNNNIITVDDINNHLRRKKKRYYIAIDVEWNRNQKVSIISIATNNRIYIIDLLNIDYNYVSLVYSFFKWLLENPFIYKLFYNFSCDMKILLSFFQNTSNGTYFVNVIDLKDPFLVYKNDGNNLRIDNNVMNFELLNRNILENSNVLLFKKVINNNPCELNKEIRHNISYLESDIITNSCKYTNKIYFKSLSDLCKKVLQKKLNKQLQLSNWKKRPLTRDQIEYAGIDSYVLIKIEEQLVENNYISICLSNSSCLINTFIQKYKFKLCSWE